The genomic region AATTGTCTCAATAAATTTAGTAAGTTTTTTGTCTCACCTTGACAAGCTGTAACTGCTTCCCTAACTGCATTGTTAACTGCTTGTAAGCTGCTGGATGAATCTTCCAACGGCAGATTTTGGTCTTTCTTCATCGGAAATTATGGGTTGGAAACCCCGTCCTTGTGGACGGCTTGACATTTGAGGCACTTCTTGCTACGCTCTTCAAAGATTTGCAGAAGCTGGAATAACTGAACGTTACTCCAGGATAACACGGAATCAGAAGACAAACTGCCCATTTAAAATACCGATAAACCGAGAGATTAGGTTAACACTCCCGGTTTCCGCTGACTTGATTAATTATCATCGTTAAATTGGTCAATTGATTGATGCTCCCCTCAATGGTAGTTTGAATGTAGAGCAGTTTTACAACTTAGATATTAACGACATTGAGGTTGACCATGAGATATCGCGCTTTAATAATTGCTTTCTTAGCTTTATGCTTGGGTCTAATAACCGCTTGCAGTGATGCTACCTCATCCAGCGGCAAAGATCTACTAACTTATGAAGAAATTAGAGGAACTGGTTTAGCTAATAAGTGTCCTCAGCTATCAGAGGTTAGTCGTGGCTCTATTAATTTAGACAGCAACCAGTCCTATACTATTAAGGAACTTTGCTTAGAACCTACGAGTTACTTCGTCAAAGAAGAACCAGCTAATAAAAGGCAAGAAGCTGAATTTGTGCCTGGTAGATTGTTGACTAGATACACATCTACCATTGACCAAGTGCAAGGGGATCTGAAAATAAATCCAGATAATAGTTTGACCTTTGTAGAAAAAGATGGTTTTGACTTCCAAGCTATTACCGTTAAACTACCTGGTGGTGAACTAGTACCTTTCCTATTCACTATCAAAGATTTAGTTGCACAAACACAACCTAACTCGATCAACATCAATACTTCCACTGACTTTGAAGGTAAGTTTAAGGTTCCTTCCTATCGTGGAGCTTCTTTCCTTGATCCTAAAGGTCGTGGGGTGGTAAGTGGCTATGACAATGCTGTAGCTTTACCAGCTCAGTCTGATGCTGATGATTTAACTCGTACTAATGTAAAGCGTACAGAAATTCTCCAAGGCAAGATTTCTCTACAAGTATCTAGAGTGGATAATTCCACTGGTGAAATAGCTGGCACTTTCGAAAGTGAGCAGCCCTCTGATACGGATTTGGGTGCTGGTGAGCCTAAGGAAGTGAAGATTCGCGGTTTATTCTATGGTCGGGTGTCAACAAACAGTTAGGACTTGACCAACAAACCTAAGCCCCTGGATTTAGAAGCTCTAAACCAGGGCTTACTCAAATGACTAACTGTACAAACAACAATAACTCACATTTAAACTCAATCCCTAAATCCACTTACCTCAATGAGCGCGAAAATTATAGCGTTAGCTATTTCAAGTTTGGCTATTAGTGGGTGTGGTCTGGAGAACAGTTCAAATTCCCCGGGAGAAGGCCAAAAACCCCCAGCTAGTTTTCAGTTGACCAATCCTGTTGTTCCTGCTAAAATTGTTCCGGTAGTTAAAAGCAATAACATTCAGGTTACGCCATCAACCACCCAAAACAGTTCTGCCAGACCCTTGCCAAAGGCTAGACGTGACCCTTTTGGGGAAATTGTCCGGGTCCCACAAAAAATCTCCACATTGCCTTCTGTGGTAATGAGCACGAATGCTAGTCCTAATCCGCCAAAAAAACCAGTGGTAATTAAAGGTCAAAATTCTGTAAAACCTTTGTTGCCAAAAGTACCGGACACTAAATTAGCACAGGACATTCTAGTGAGCGGTGTAATTTTAGTTGATAAACAGGCTCGGGCAATTATTGCACTACCCGAGGATCCCACTGGTCGTTATGTGGAAGCTGGGGAAAAATTGCCTAATGGTATTTTAATTAAGCGGATAGAAATCAATCAGTGCGATAACCCAGTGGTTGTTTTAGAGCAGTTTGGGGTAGAAATCAAGAAGGTTGTCAAGGGAGAGTTTCCAGAAGATGGGAATGAACTTTGCTAGGTTTTACCTCTTTCCCCGGGCTTAGAGCTATAAATAGGATTTATACATATAAAAAATATGAAAACAATGCCGACCATAACACAAACTGAAACCAGGATTGAAATTGAATTCCCCTATTTACCCTTGGCTGTATATAGGGAAATAGCTGCACATTTATGCCAGGTAAAAGGGGTAGATGTGGAGTTAGTTACTCAAACATCTCTAGAGTTTGATTATTACCAAAGTCAAATCAAGTCTCTATGCATTTCCTGGCGACCTGATAGTGATTTACAAAGAATTCAGCAGATACTGGAATATTACCAAAAACGTTGTCACAAGGACTAGAAAAGGGTTGATGGGTAAAAGTTAATACTGGGTGGGGGTTCGGGGTCGCCTCCGCCCAGGTGGGGCATAAGTAAATGCGATTAAGGCAGGTACGGGAATAATAACATGTGAATTCGTCATATTTCACTCATACCTGCTTGCTATGGATGATAAATTTCACAGAGGAAACTGTGGGGTTCGCATTTAGTGTTGATGGAGATCTTAACTAACTCTGTTAATTGATTCTGCTGGTAAGCAAATCAAATTGTCACCCTGGGTGAGAATTAGTCCACGTTGACGTAACTTACCCATCAAGCGGGTGACAGTGACCCGGGTAGAACCGATCGCACTACCAATTTGGGCATGGGTAAGGGGGAAAGGTAGACAATAGCCACGAATGACATCAGGATCAGTCTCACTCATTGCTGGTTCTCCGTATTCCTCAATCAACAGGGTAAGAAATCCGAGGAGTCGATCGATGGTGCGGCGTTGACCTAAAGCACTTAACCATAACAACTTGCGTTGATGTTGGTATCTAAAAGCATCCATAACTTCACGGCGGAAGTGAGGCCAGTTATCTAAATCATGCCAGTACATCCACAGAACCGCAGTTTGGTCAACGTGGGCATAAGCTTGGAGTGTAAATGGGGACTGGGCAACTATTTCAAATGGTTGTCCTGCTCCTACAAAACCCAAAAATGCTTCCTCAGGAGTTCTGTTGATACGTCTGGATGTTAGTTGACTAGCAGTAGCACTTACTTGTGCTGTTCCCACCATGCGGATGGCACCTCTTTGAACTAAATATAGCAACCCAGGTCTAGCGGGAATGCGTTCGTCTTTACTGAAGGTCCGACAGCGGTAGTGTTCTTGTGCCCAGTCAAGAATTCGTTGCCAGGTTAAAAATGGGCGTGATGCTTCGGAAAAAGATGATTGAGATTGCATAGGTAACAAATAGCGTTCAACTCAAGACAAAGATTAAATTAAAGGGCGCAAGGAGTGTCTTGGTGTTAACAGGGTAGGCCTAACACCCAGTGGTGTCAGCCATCCAAAATGTAGACAGCTAATATGGGTATATGTTGCTATCTACTATTTTGTTATACTTCTTAGCCATGAGAGTAGTGAAGTTTACCGATTATTCATGGATTACTCATGAAATTTTATCCTACCCTCATTTTCCTCCACTTAGAGTAAATTTCTATCTTAAGACAGATGGAACAGGATAAAATTGGGATAACCCTAAGAGTTTTCTGTTTGACTACGTGCAACACTGGCTACTATTTCAGAAGTATACCTCAGTTAAACATTTAGTATATATCCATTTGGTGAATTTTCTAAGTGTTTATACTAAGAATGAGAAAATTCTATGGATGGAACGAGGAAAATTACCTCTATACCAAGATACAAATGGTAAAAAAATATTATATATTGCTGGTGTAGCTTTGCAAGTCTTCCCTAGGGATAATTTTTTAGCACCTGGTAAACTAACTGATCATAAACTTGATCTGGTTAATTTAATTGCAAGCCATTTTTCCGCCAGCAACAGCGATATTTTTGACGTTCAGGTTCCCACAACTGGTTCCATTCATATACAACCAACTGACTTGACTATAGCATCTTGGCTACATAGACTCACAATTAAAGATCATAATTGGCAACCTATACTAGACTGGGGGGTGGAATCCCAAATTCGGAGCCATGGTTCTGTCTATAATTCGTTGAGCATTTTTGCTGTTCAACATGCTTACGCCAGGTGTGTTTCACTCATTAGTTTAGCAAAACGTGAAGGCTGGATAAAAGTTGTCGAAAATGGCACTGACAGTCAACCGCTATTATCAGTCGGTTCCATACCTTGGTTAGACCACTGCCAAAAACTCCGTTTTTATCAACCGGATGAAATTCATCTCATTCACCTGTTGGTGAGCACTGTGGATGATTTGGCATTCCCCTATATTCAGCGTTCTATTAATTGGTTAGCAGTCGCTGAAAAATTAAGTTCCGCGTTTGAGAAATTTTGGTCTAACTGTCCTATTTGGGGATATGTAAAAATTCATGATCTGGAATTAGCTAAAGCGAGAATAGGAGTGCTGATTTTGACTCAGGTAGTTATAAAGTATATTTTGGAAGTTAAGTTGGGTGTTACTGCTATTTCTCGGTTGTAGTAACTATTTAAGTAAAAACTTTTCTATGGCAATTGCTACCCCATCCTCTTCCACACTGGAAGTAACCCAATTGGCGATCGCCTGTACAGGTTGAGGTGCGCCACCCATAGCCACACCAATGCCAGCATATTCCAGCATTTCTAGATCATTAAAATTATCACCAATGGTCATCACATTATCACTGGTTAATCCCAGTAGTTCCTCCGCCAAATATCTCACAGCAGTACCTTTATTGACAAAAGGGTTAGTTACCTCCAAAAAAGTGGAAACAGAAGTTGTCATATAAAGTTCTGCGGGAGTATATTGGAGACGTAACTTACCTAAAAGTTCCTGAATCAAATCCACATCATGGGATAAAGCCAAAACCTTAGTGGGTCCTGGAGAGGAACCATGATCAGTTAACAACTGACGTAAATCGCCAATAGCTAAAGGAGTAACGCCACAACGCTCCACATATATTGTGGTTTCGGTTGTCATCTCTCGCACGTAAAGTTGATCACCAACGTAGAAATGAACAGAAAGCAAAGGGCGTAAATCTGGCTGTTCAAAGTAATCCAACAACTGCTCAGCAATGCTCTTAGAAACAGCTAGGTGACGATGTAACTCACCCGTGTGAGGATTTTGAATCCAAGCTCCTTGATAAGCCATTAGTGGTAAACTGGACCTAATATCCTGATGAAATCGCAAAGCAGAGCAATACATCCTTCCGGTAGCTATGGCCACCTCAATCCCCTGACTTTGAACCTGGCCAATAGCTGTTTTAACAGTTTCACTAATTTGATTGTCATGTCCAGCAATTGTACCATCTATGTCCAATACCAGGAGCTTAATCTCCCCACTAATTACCGGTTGATTGTTGATAGATACCATAATAAAACATACTTCCATTATTGATTGTTCTTAATCTCGACAACAAATTATAACCATAGGCCAACTCAGTGATTTTAGATTCTGTAGACAAAAGTTATCCTACCATCATTCTGGTAGATGGACACTCCCTAGCTTTCCGCTCCTATTTTGCCTTTGCCAAAAGTAGAGCAGGTGGATTACGCACAAAATCAGGTATTCCTACCAATGTTTGCTTTGGCTTCATTCAATGCTTATTAGATGTAATAGCAAAGGAACAGCCACAAGCTATAGCAATAGCATTTGATTTAGCTGGGCCAACCTTTCGCCATGAAGCAGATAGTAACTATAAAGCAAATAGGGCAGATACACCAGAAGATTTCATTCCCGACTTAGTGAACTTGTATAGTTTGTTGGAAGCATTAAAAATACAAGTTGTCACACAGCCAGGTTATGAAGCAGATGATATATTGGGCACCTTAGCCGAAACAGCATTCCATAGTGGCTACCGAGTGAAAATCCTATCAGGAGACAGGGATTTATTTCAGCTTATTGATGAAAATAAAGGGATTACAGTTTTAAACTTTACCCCGGAAGCATTAAAAAGTTCTGCCAACGGAATCAAAGAATTTTACACCCTAGACGTTAAGGAAAAATTAGGGGTTTTACCTAATCAAGTTGTAGACTTCAAAGCTCTTTGTGGTGATACATCTGATAATATTCCTGGAGTTAAGGGAATTGGAGAAAAAACGGCGGTTAAATTATTAAATAGCTATAAATCCCTGACGGAAATTTATGCCAATATCAATAAAATCACCGGTGCAAATCAGCAAAAACTAATTGCAGGTCAAGAAAATGCCCTCCATTCCCAATATTTAGCTAAGATAGTTACCGACGTACCCATAACAATCAAAATACAAGACTGTCATTTAAAAGGTTTTGATACTGCTAAGATAATTCCCATTCTGGAGAAATTAGAATTCAAGAAATTTCTAGACAGGATTGAAGAAATAGAGAAAAAATTTAGCCATTCCCAGTCAGCTTCCTTGACCGGGGAGCCTAATAACTCTAACACTAATAAAACTAATAACTTGGCACCGGATGATGAGTTATGGTTTTTCAGTGCAGCAGATACGCTAAATGCACAAAAATCACAAACATTAAAACAAGGTAGTTCGGAGATTAAAGTCCGCATTATAAATACAGAAGAGAAATTGCGAGAATTGGTTAGTGTACTAGAACAGCATAAAGATCCAGAAAACCCTGTTGCATGGGATACAGAAACCACAGATTTAGATCCAAGAAATGCAAATTTAGTGGGAATAGGTTGTTGTTGGGGGACGGGAGAAAATGATGTGGCCTATATCCCCTTGGGACATAACATAACAACTAATCTGGAGCATAATCTTCAACTAAATACAGTATTATCAACCCTGGAGAAAATTTTAGCCAGTAGGGACTATCCTAAAACATTTCAAAATGCTAAATTTGATAGATTGATTTTTAAATACCAAGGAATTACCTTGGATGGCGTGGTATTTGATCCCATGTTAGCTAGTTACGTATTAAATCCCGATCACACCCACAACTTAACTGACCTAGCATTAAGATATTTAGGATTGCAGTTGACAGAATATGATCATATTGTGCAAAAGTCAGGTAAAAAAGAACCACAAAAAACTATTGCTGATATTAGTATCCATACAGTTGCCAATTATTGTGGCAAACAGGTTTATGCAACCTGGCAACTGGTAGGTAAATTAAGAGAGGAATTAAATAAAATTCCTGCCTTATTTAAGTTGTTGGTAGATGTGGAGCAACCACTAGAAGTAGTCTTAGCGGAAATGGAACATAGGGGAGTAATAATAAATTCTGCTTATCTACAACAATTGTCCCAACATATAGAGTCAGATTTAGCTACCTTAGAAATTAAAGCAACAAAAATTGCCGGAGAAAATTTCAACCTAGGGTCCCCCAAACAACTTAGCTATATTCTGTTTGAAAAACTGGGTTTAAGTACCAAATATTCTCGCAAGATCTCCACAGGTTATTCTACAGATGCACCAACTCTGGAAAAACTACAAGAGGTTGATGAAACTGGTTTTGTAGACGCGATTATTGAATATCGAACATTGGCTAAATTAAAATCAACCTATGTGGATGCTTTACCAGAATTAGTAAATCACAAAACTCAACGAATTCACACTAACTTTAACCAAACCGCAACTGCAACCGGTCGATTATCTTCTTCCAATCCTAATTTGCAAAACATTCCCATTCGTACAGCTTTTAGCAGACAAATTAGAAAAGCCTTTTTACCTGAATCTGGTTGGCTAATGGTTGCTGCTGATTACTCCCAAATTGAATTGAGGATATTGGCACATTTAAGTCAAGAACCAATGTTAATTCAAGCCTATAGCAACAATCAGGATATCCATAGTCTGACGGCAAAACTACTGTTTGATAAAGAGGATGTCACATCACAAGAAAGGCGTTTTGCTAAAACTATTAATTTTGGTGTGATTTATGGAATGGGTGTATTAAAATTCTCTCGCTCCACAGGTGTAGACAAGAATATAGCAAATGAATTTATTCAGAAATTTAATCAAAGGTATCCGTTGGTTTTTACATATTTAGAAACTATTAAGAAACAGGCTATTTCTCAAGGTTATGTGGAAACAATTCTAGGAAGAAGACGTTATTTTGATTTCACTAATAAAACCCTACGGGAGTTAAAAGGTAAAGATTTACAAGAAATAGAACTAAACAAGTTAAAGAATTTAGGTCCCTATGATGCGGGACTATTACGCTCTGCTGCTAATGCACCAATTCAGGGTTCTAGTGCGGATATTATTAAGATTGCTATGGTGAGGTTACATGAGGTATTAAAGCGTTATCAGGCAAGATTACTTTTACAGGTACACGATGAGTTAGTTTTTGAAGTTCCACCCAGTGAGTGGGATGAGCTACAATTACAAATTAAGTCACTTATGGAGAATTCCATGAAATTAAGCGTTCCCCTAGTAGTGGATATACATGTGGGTGAAAACTGGATGGAAACAAGGTAAAAGTTCTCTAAGGTTTAAAAAACTCTAAAAAATTCCATGATGTTTTCCACAAATATTAAGGGATTTTCTAAGTGCGTGTTGTGTGCAGATCGGTTAATTATCACCAATTTACTCCCCGGAATTAAATTGTATATAACAGTATTAATATCAATAAATTTCTGATCATATTCACCTACTAATAAAAGCAGGGGAATTTGATTATATTCTAGTTTGTGCCAGAGTGAAGGTTGATATCCAGTACCCATAAATTGTAAGGATTTAGCTATTTTCAAGGGACTATTTGCTAATCTGGTTTCTATCATTTTTGGATATGCTGGATGATTTTTTATCTGACCGAAAATCGGCTGACTATACCAATTATTTAAAAAAACACCGAACTCATTTCTGGTCCTAATTCTGGTTAGCTTCTGGATAATTCCAGCATCGCTTTTTATTCTCATCATTCTCTGGGAATCCTTTGATAAGCCAGGTGAGGAAGATTCTAGCACAACTTTAATAAATCTCTCCGGGAAATTTATGGTGAGATATAGTGCTATTCTTCCTCCCATAGAATAACCTACTAAAAAGCATTTTTCTATCTTTAGTTCATCCAGGAGATTAATAATAGCCTGGGCGGTATTTTCCATTCGATAATAATCATTACCCCCTAACACCTCAGTCTTCCCATGTCCTGGTAAATCCACAGTTAAATAGGAAAAATTGTTATTTAGTAATTTTATGACATTATCAAACTCGTAAATATTACCCATGAAACCATGCAAAAACATAATTACTTGCCTATCACTATTTAAATCTAAACAATAGTGCAATAGGATTCTTGAATCAAAAAAGCTATATTTCTTATTCACAAATTCCTTATAACTTCCTTATAAATTCCTGATAGGTTTATGCTACCTATAACAAACGGTGGACTCATTGGACACAATATACGCTTATTATCTTTATTGGGTGGGAATATGCCAAAACGTGTTGTGATAGAACCTCATTTAAGTACTGGAGACTTAGAAAAACGTTATCGACAATCACAGAATAGCATTGAACGCAGTCATTATCAAATCATCTGGTTGTTAGCACTGGGGAAAACAACTCTAGAGGTGTCCAATGTTACAGGATATGGTGTTTCCTGGATTTATGAGTTAGTTCGTAGTTATAATCGTTACGGTCCAGAGATTCTGGGAGACCTGCGCAGAAACAACCGGGGGACAAAGCCATTATTGAACGATGAGCAACTTCAGTATTTGCAGCAAGTTTTACAGTCCGAACCTGAAGATGGGGGTGCATGGAATGGACCTAAAGTTTCACAATGGATGAGTAAAATATTAAATAGAACTGTTTATCCTCAAAGAGGATGGGAATATTTGAAGAAACTTCAAAATGGATAATTCTTGGAAGTTTTCCCAGAGCAGAAAACAAAATTCCCAAAAAAATTGACATTTTGCACAGTCCACTCCAAAATAGTAAATGTTTACCTTTACCCAAAAATAAACATTTTGGGTAAATATGTTGAGAGTACAGACTCAGCTTATATGTGATTGTTTGAGTGGAAAACCTCTACTGGCTAGAAAAAATCAATCCAGAAGACTGTTCCTTCGTTGGAGATAAGGCGTTTTACCTGAGCAGAATTTCCCAAAAGGGCTATCCGGTTGTTCCTGGTTTCGTGCTTTCCGCAAATCTGTGGCGCGAATTTGTGGTAAATCTCACGAGTTCTGAATCCCTAATTGCGGATTTACCCAACTCCTCCCTACATTTGGATATCAATAATTGGCGACAACTTCAACAAGTGTCTAGTCGTTTGCGACAAGAAGTGATTGGTGCTAGTCTGCCCAGTTCTTGGATAAGCCAAATTTATCAAGCTGGTAGAGATTTAACAGATAATTGTTTAATCCTACGTCCTAGTTTGAGCATATCATCGGCTAATTGTCTTGTAGGCAATATTTCTGGTTTATTTAAACCAGTGCTTTGTGCCGTTAACGAGCAGTGTATCACAAATGGATTGAAGCACACTTGGGGACAAATATTTGGGGCTCGAAGCATTCTATATTGGCAAAGTGTAGGTGTTAATTTACAACATATTAATTTGGCAGTATTAGTACAACCCGTGGAAAATGCGATCGCATCGGGGTCAATAAAATTTCATACTTCTGCATTAGAAGTGGAAGCTACTTACGGATTAGGAATGGCTATTACCAAGGGGGAGGTTTTGCCAGACGTTTATTACATTAACCATAACACGGGTGGGATTGAAGAAAAGCATTTGGGAAATAAGGTTCTGTCATATTCTGTAGATGGATCTAAAGCAATTACCAATGACAACTGTTTATTTTCCTATACAGTAAGCCAAGAAAAGCAGAAGCTGTATGCACTACCAGATGAATTTCTAGAGGAAATTATTACTTTAGGCAATCAATTAGTTAGGGAACTAGGTAGAAAATTAACTATTAAATGGACTATTACTGCCAATCCCCCAAAACTGTACATCACTCAAGTTAATGTTCCTAGATCCGTAACTCCTCATCTATTACTTAAAGGGATTGGCGCGGCCAAAGGAAAAATAAATGCTAGTGCTTACGTAATAGGTAACATCCAGCCCAAACCCTCGCAAATTCCTAAAGATGTCATTTTAGTCGCCCCAATAATTACAACTGACTGGTTTCCTATCTTACATAATGTTAAGGGTATTATTACTGAAAAAGGTGGGTTAACCAGTCATGGGGCAATTTTGTCTAGGGAATTGGGGATTCCTGCTGTAGTCAGTGCTAGGAATGCGACCAATATAATTCAAACTGGGGAGAGAATATTGCTGGATGGTGATCGGGGGGAGGTGTATTATAGTTCTGGTTCAGAAGATAGTTTGAGAGGTGCTGAAAAAATCGCTCGTGACAATCAAGATCTTGATTTTTCCCATGAGAAAAGTTATGTTCATGATGGGTTTAGTAACCATCGAATATTACCGATGATTGGCACTAAATTGCTGGTGAATCTTAGTCAGCCAAATTTGATTGAAAAAGTACGAAATTTGCCGGTGGACGGTGTGGGACTATTACGATCTGAACTAATGTTACTAAATATTCTACATGGAGAAAATCCCCACAATTGGATTGCCAATGGTAGAGAAACAGAATTATTAGACAGGTTATCAAAGCAAATTCAGGACTTTGTCCAAGCTTTTACACCGCGACCAATTTTTTACCGTTCTTTAGATTGGTATCATCAAGATTTATCTTCCTATCA from Cylindrospermopsis curvispora GIHE-G1 harbors:
- a CDS encoding Crp/Fnr family transcriptional regulator, with translation MQSQSSFSEASRPFLTWQRILDWAQEHYRCRTFSKDERIPARPGLLYLVQRGAIRMVGTAQVSATASQLTSRRINRTPEEAFLGFVGAGQPFEIVAQSPFTLQAYAHVDQTAVLWMYWHDLDNWPHFRREVMDAFRYQHQRKLLWLSALGQRRTIDRLLGFLTLLIEEYGEPAMSETDPDVIRGYCLPFPLTHAQIGSAIGSTRVTVTRLMGKLRQRGLILTQGDNLICLPAESINRVS
- a CDS encoding helix-turn-helix domain-containing protein — translated: MPKRVVIEPHLSTGDLEKRYRQSQNSIERSHYQIIWLLALGKTTLEVSNVTGYGVSWIYELVRSYNRYGPEILGDLRRNNRGTKPLLNDEQLQYLQQVLQSEPEDGGAWNGPKVSQWMSKILNRTVYPQRGWEYLKKLQNG
- the psbO gene encoding photosystem II manganese-stabilizing polypeptide, producing MRYRALIIAFLALCLGLITACSDATSSSGKDLLTYEEIRGTGLANKCPQLSEVSRGSINLDSNQSYTIKELCLEPTSYFVKEEPANKRQEAEFVPGRLLTRYTSTIDQVQGDLKINPDNSLTFVEKDGFDFQAITVKLPGGELVPFLFTIKDLVAQTQPNSININTSTDFEGKFKVPSYRGASFLDPKGRGVVSGYDNAVALPAQSDADDLTRTNVKRTEILQGKISLQVSRVDNSTGEIAGTFESEQPSDTDLGAGEPKEVKIRGLFYGRVSTNS
- the polA gene encoding DNA polymerase I yields the protein MILDSVDKSYPTIILVDGHSLAFRSYFAFAKSRAGGLRTKSGIPTNVCFGFIQCLLDVIAKEQPQAIAIAFDLAGPTFRHEADSNYKANRADTPEDFIPDLVNLYSLLEALKIQVVTQPGYEADDILGTLAETAFHSGYRVKILSGDRDLFQLIDENKGITVLNFTPEALKSSANGIKEFYTLDVKEKLGVLPNQVVDFKALCGDTSDNIPGVKGIGEKTAVKLLNSYKSLTEIYANINKITGANQQKLIAGQENALHSQYLAKIVTDVPITIKIQDCHLKGFDTAKIIPILEKLEFKKFLDRIEEIEKKFSHSQSASLTGEPNNSNTNKTNNLAPDDELWFFSAADTLNAQKSQTLKQGSSEIKVRIINTEEKLRELVSVLEQHKDPENPVAWDTETTDLDPRNANLVGIGCCWGTGENDVAYIPLGHNITTNLEHNLQLNTVLSTLEKILASRDYPKTFQNAKFDRLIFKYQGITLDGVVFDPMLASYVLNPDHTHNLTDLALRYLGLQLTEYDHIVQKSGKKEPQKTIADISIHTVANYCGKQVYATWQLVGKLREELNKIPALFKLLVDVEQPLEVVLAEMEHRGVIINSAYLQQLSQHIESDLATLEIKATKIAGENFNLGSPKQLSYILFEKLGLSTKYSRKISTGYSTDAPTLEKLQEVDETGFVDAIIEYRTLAKLKSTYVDALPELVNHKTQRIHTNFNQTATATGRLSSSNPNLQNIPIRTAFSRQIRKAFLPESGWLMVAADYSQIELRILAHLSQEPMLIQAYSNNQDIHSLTAKLLFDKEDVTSQERRFAKTINFGVIYGMGVLKFSRSTGVDKNIANEFIQKFNQRYPLVFTYLETIKKQAISQGYVETILGRRRYFDFTNKTLRELKGKDLQEIELNKLKNLGPYDAGLLRSAANAPIQGSSADIIKIAMVRLHEVLKRYQARLLLQVHDELVFEVPPSEWDELQLQIKSLMENSMKLSVPLVVDIHVGENWMETR
- the menH gene encoding 2-succinyl-6-hydroxy-2,4-cyclohexadiene-1-carboxylate synthase; this translates as MNKKYSFFDSRILLHYCLDLNSDRQVIMFLHGFMGNIYEFDNVIKLLNNNFSYLTVDLPGHGKTEVLGGNDYYRMENTAQAIINLLDELKIEKCFLVGYSMGGRIALYLTINFPERFIKVVLESSSPGLSKDSQRMMRIKSDAGIIQKLTRIRTRNEFGVFLNNWYSQPIFGQIKNHPAYPKMIETRLANSPLKIAKSLQFMGTGYQPSLWHKLEYNQIPLLLLVGEYDQKFIDINTVIYNLIPGSKLVIINRSAHNTHLENPLIFVENIMEFFRVF
- a CDS encoding Cof-type HAD-IIB family hydrolase; the protein is MEVCFIMVSINNQPVISGEIKLLVLDIDGTIAGHDNQISETVKTAIGQVQSQGIEVAIATGRMYCSALRFHQDIRSSLPLMAYQGAWIQNPHTGELHRHLAVSKSIAEQLLDYFEQPDLRPLLSVHFYVGDQLYVREMTTETTIYVERCGVTPLAIGDLRQLLTDHGSSPGPTKVLALSHDVDLIQELLGKLRLQYTPAELYMTTSVSTFLEVTNPFVNKGTAVRYLAEELLGLTSDNVMTIGDNFNDLEMLEYAGIGVAMGGAPQPVQAIANWVTSSVEEDGVAIAIEKFLLK
- a CDS encoding putative PEP-binding protein, yielding MENLYWLEKINPEDCSFVGDKAFYLSRISQKGYPVVPGFVLSANLWREFVVNLTSSESLIADLPNSSLHLDINNWRQLQQVSSRLRQEVIGASLPSSWISQIYQAGRDLTDNCLILRPSLSISSANCLVGNISGLFKPVLCAVNEQCITNGLKHTWGQIFGARSILYWQSVGVNLQHINLAVLVQPVENAIASGSIKFHTSALEVEATYGLGMAITKGEVLPDVYYINHNTGGIEEKHLGNKVLSYSVDGSKAITNDNCLFSYTVSQEKQKLYALPDEFLEEIITLGNQLVRELGRKLTIKWTITANPPKLYITQVNVPRSVTPHLLLKGIGAAKGKINASAYVIGNIQPKPSQIPKDVILVAPIITTDWFPILHNVKGIITEKGGLTSHGAILSRELGIPAVVSARNATNIIQTGERILLDGDRGEVYYSSGSEDSLRGAEKIARDNQDLDFSHEKSYVHDGFSNHRILPMIGTKLLVNLSQPNLIEKVRNLPVDGVGLLRSELMLLNILHGENPHNWIANGRETELLDRLSKQIQDFVQAFTPRPIFYRSLDWYHQDLSSYHGRENPPASILGEHGTASYLKNPGVFELELKALARLQKDGYSNIYLMLPFVRTVEEFIFCQRKVVEFGLTENPQFQLWIMAEVPSILFLLPEYIKSGVRGISIGTNDLTQLILGVDRETEDLSPLLNQRHPAVMRTISQLIKMAQAGGISCSICGQAPVLYPEIIDQLIQWGIDSISVEPEAVERTYHTIASAEQRLILAAARKQLES